One Tumebacillus sp. BK434 genomic window carries:
- a CDS encoding TldD/PmbA family protein, translated as MTMDLNQLKQAVFEKGRAYGFSEMEIYYQADRATSVRIFKGDIDTFNIVERAGLSFRGEYQGTMGVAYTEKLDEASIDQMLQAARENAEVTQSEEKAELFAGSESYREARSFSDELHNTDAATLIQAALDMEAAGLAADPRIELLNSCSVVNSNSEVMIVNTKGLDCRTASTMAVCQVSALAKEADAVATAYDNAFSAASLADLDVQAFGDRVGRDAAAKLGAQEIESDNYEIIFRNNAIATLLHTYSSIFSGSNADKGLSVLQGRLGEAVAGSNITMIDDAHLPGAPGNTPFDSEGVATGRTEVIKDGQLVSFLHNLKSAKKAGVASTGNAYKAGYRGDLTTLPNNLFIMPGSQSLDELIASTKRGIMIIELHGLHSGTDAISGDFSLAALGHYIEDGKIVRPVNQITVAGNFMKMLQNVEAIGRDLRFQGTGRGACGAPSLKIKSLTISGK; from the coding sequence ATGACGATGGATCTCAACCAACTGAAGCAGGCTGTGTTCGAAAAAGGGCGCGCTTACGGGTTCTCCGAGATGGAGATCTACTACCAGGCGGACCGCGCGACCAGCGTCCGCATATTTAAAGGCGATATCGACACGTTCAACATTGTCGAGCGGGCCGGTTTGTCTTTCCGCGGCGAATACCAGGGCACGATGGGTGTGGCCTATACGGAGAAGCTCGATGAAGCATCGATCGATCAGATGCTGCAGGCCGCAAGGGAAAACGCCGAAGTGACGCAAAGCGAAGAGAAGGCGGAGCTGTTCGCCGGATCGGAAAGCTATCGGGAGGCGCGCAGTTTTTCTGATGAACTGCACAACACCGATGCTGCGACGCTGATTCAAGCGGCGCTGGATATGGAAGCGGCCGGGCTGGCGGCCGATCCCCGCATCGAGCTGCTGAACTCCTGCTCGGTGGTCAACTCGAACAGCGAAGTGATGATCGTGAACACGAAAGGTCTCGACTGCCGCACCGCCAGCACGATGGCAGTCTGCCAAGTGTCGGCGCTGGCGAAAGAAGCTGATGCGGTGGCGACGGCGTATGACAATGCGTTTAGCGCCGCGAGCCTCGCCGATCTGGATGTGCAGGCGTTTGGCGACCGCGTCGGTCGTGACGCAGCAGCCAAGCTTGGCGCGCAGGAGATCGAATCGGATAACTACGAGATCATCTTCCGCAACAACGCGATCGCGACGCTGTTGCACACCTACTCTTCGATCTTCTCCGGCTCCAATGCCGACAAAGGGCTGTCGGTGCTCCAAGGCCGTCTCGGGGAAGCGGTGGCGGGCAGCAACATCACGATGATCGACGACGCGCATCTGCCGGGGGCGCCGGGCAACACGCCGTTCGACTCGGAAGGCGTGGCGACCGGCCGCACGGAAGTGATCAAAGACGGCCAGCTCGTCTCCTTCCTGCACAACTTGAAAAGCGCGAAAAAAGCGGGGGTGGCCTCGACTGGCAACGCTTACAAAGCCGGATACCGCGGCGATTTGACGACGCTCCCGAACAACTTGTTCATCATGCCGGGCAGCCAATCGCTCGACGAACTGATCGCCAGCACCAAGCGCGGGATCATGATCATCGAGTTGCATGGACTGCATTCGGGCACCGACGCGATCTCCGGCGACTTCTCGTTGGCGGCGCTCGGCCACTATATCGAGGACGGCAAGATCGTGCGTCCGGTCAACCAGATCACCGTCGCCGGCAACTTCATGAAGATGCTGCAGAACGTGGAAGCGATTGGCCGCGACCTGCGTTTCCAAGGCACAGGTCGCGGCGCATGCGGCGCCCCGTCGCTGAAGATCAAGTCGCTCACGATCTCCGGAAAATAG
- a CDS encoding TldD/PmbA family protein, whose protein sequence is MLSQALIEDVLAAALETGGDFADVFVEDKTINTISMIGGSVESALTGRDFGVGIRVISGLFAVYAYTNDFRRDNLLHVARQAAQAIRGTKRDLTLDLRRTVLKSEHPILILPETVSKARKIEHMRRAHEVAKAYDPSISQTSITHKDEDQKVLIANSDGLFVEDRRTRNRLYIEAVATFGNEKSVGSSSPGAHQGFEFMENLNVEEHARLAAHTAKTMVRAEFAPSGKMPVIIDNEFGGVIFHEACGHGLESTSVAKKVSVFSDKVGELVASPLVTAIDDGTIPNAWGSSTIDDEGTPTQRNVLIENGILKGYLIDKLGAKRMGMQSTGSARRESYKFAPASRMNNTYIAAGSTAPEEIIANTEYALYAKYLGGGSVNTATGDFNFVVREGYIVKNGKIEKPVRGATLIGKGIDVLQKIDMVGSNLGFGQGMCGSISGSIPADVGQPMIRVAELTVGGRKGE, encoded by the coding sequence ATGCTGTCTCAAGCATTGATCGAAGACGTTTTAGCAGCGGCTCTGGAGACCGGAGGCGACTTTGCGGACGTTTTCGTGGAAGATAAGACGATCAACACGATCAGCATGATCGGAGGCAGCGTCGAATCGGCGCTGACCGGCCGAGATTTTGGCGTTGGCATCCGCGTAATTTCCGGGCTGTTTGCCGTATATGCGTATACGAACGACTTCCGCCGCGACAACCTGCTGCACGTCGCCCGTCAGGCGGCGCAGGCGATCCGCGGCACGAAGCGCGACCTCACGCTCGACCTGCGACGCACCGTGCTGAAGTCGGAGCACCCGATCTTAATTTTGCCGGAAACGGTGAGCAAGGCCCGGAAGATCGAGCACATGCGCCGCGCGCACGAGGTGGCCAAGGCGTACGATCCGTCGATCTCTCAGACCAGCATCACCCATAAAGATGAAGATCAGAAAGTCCTGATCGCCAATTCGGACGGCCTGTTTGTGGAAGACCGCCGCACGCGCAACCGTCTGTACATCGAAGCGGTAGCGACGTTCGGCAATGAAAAGTCGGTCGGCAGTTCCTCGCCGGGTGCGCACCAAGGGTTTGAATTTATGGAGAACCTGAACGTCGAGGAGCATGCCCGCCTCGCCGCTCATACGGCCAAGACGATGGTCCGCGCCGAATTTGCTCCGAGCGGGAAAATGCCGGTCATCATCGACAATGAATTTGGCGGCGTCATTTTCCACGAAGCTTGCGGACACGGCTTGGAATCGACGTCTGTGGCGAAAAAAGTCTCGGTGTTCTCCGATAAGGTCGGCGAACTGGTCGCCTCTCCGCTCGTCACGGCGATCGACGATGGCACGATTCCGAACGCCTGGGGCTCTTCGACGATCGACGACGAAGGCACACCGACGCAGCGCAACGTGCTGATCGAAAACGGCATCTTGAAAGGCTATCTGATCGACAAGCTCGGCGCCAAGCGCATGGGCATGCAGTCGACCGGCTCGGCGCGCCGCGAATCGTACAAATTCGCGCCGGCGTCGCGCATGAACAACACCTATATCGCAGCCGGCAGCACGGCGCCGGAAGAGATCATCGCTAACACCGAGTACGCGCTGTATGCGAAATATCTCGGCGGTGGTTCGGTAAACACGGCGACGGGCGACTTTAACTTTGTCGTGCGCGAAGGATATATCGTCAAAAACGGCAAGATCGAAAAGCCGGTGCGCGGTGCGACCCTGATCGGCAAAGGCATCGACGTACTGCAGAAGATCGACATGGTCGGCAGCAACCTCGGGTTTGGCCAAGGGATGTGCGGATCGATCTCGGGCAGCATCCCGGCCGATGTCGGGCAGCCGATGATCCGCGTGGCGGAGCTTACGGTCGGCGGACGGAAAGGGGAGTGA
- a CDS encoding trypsin-like peptidase domain-containing protein — protein MSGVKKRVSKIGIPSASSRRRTSSKFAIPNFVSIANRYKDAVVNIEVVKRDRRAGSSRRRDLEEDSRKVANIGTGFFFDPRGYILTNQHVIHEAEEVYVRFFDQDEDVRAEVVGASYELDLAVLKVKPPKNARTLPLGASKNIQVGEWVVAIGCPLGLDHSVTVGIISAKERPITIGDRHYTQLIQTDAAINRGNSGGPLINMRGEVIGMNTAVSASSQGIGFAISIDVIKNAIDDLMDGVPKRKAKRKKS, from the coding sequence GTGAGTGGAGTGAAAAAGCGCGTATCGAAGATTGGCATCCCTTCGGCGTCAAGTCGTCGCCGCACATCATCTAAGTTCGCCATCCCGAATTTTGTCAGCATCGCGAACCGTTACAAAGATGCGGTCGTCAACATCGAGGTCGTCAAACGCGATCGCCGCGCCGGCTCCAGCCGCCGACGCGACCTCGAAGAAGATTCGCGAAAGGTAGCGAACATCGGGACGGGTTTCTTTTTTGACCCGCGAGGATACATCCTGACGAACCAACACGTGATTCACGAAGCAGAAGAAGTGTATGTCCGCTTTTTTGATCAGGACGAAGATGTTCGGGCGGAAGTCGTCGGGGCTTCCTATGAGCTCGACCTGGCCGTCCTGAAAGTCAAACCGCCCAAAAACGCCCGCACTCTGCCGCTTGGCGCGTCGAAAAACATCCAAGTCGGCGAATGGGTCGTTGCGATCGGCTGTCCCTTAGGCCTCGACCACAGCGTCACCGTCGGCATCATCTCCGCCAAAGAGCGTCCGATCACCATCGGCGACCGCCACTACACCCAACTGATCCAGACGGACGCTGCGATCAACCGCGGCAACAGCGGCGGCCCTCTGATCAACATGCGCGGCGAAGTGATCGGCATGAACACCGCCGTCAGTGCTTCTTCCCAAGGCATCGGCTTTGCCATCTCCATCGACGTGATCAAAAACGCCATCGACGATCTGATGGATGGGGTGCCCAAACGCAAAGCGAAACGCAAGAAATCGTAA
- a CDS encoding sulfite exporter TauE/SafE family protein → MDLFVAIPMALGLGALHSLEPGHGKGVMTAYLISSRARLRDAVFLGFTSAVSHTLSILFLAFVATTALQFWMPEQIEAWLGLVSGAVITGIGLRMVYLRMNPPVVSLGRIGTAADETYVCGHGHVHHISELATEGGHAHRHSHTHSHGHSHGTAHAHGHSGALAAVATQERSARRLLTIGVLTGLIPCPSALVMLLAAISADQITMGVGLVVAFSIGGALALSLLGILLLKAEHKVRFLERRRFGEAMATVSAGIIVLIGFLVTYESISSLGLLT, encoded by the coding sequence TTGGATCTATTTGTTGCCATCCCGATGGCGCTGGGCCTTGGCGCGCTGCATTCGCTGGAGCCCGGGCATGGCAAAGGGGTGATGACCGCTTATCTCATCTCGTCGCGGGCGCGGCTGCGCGACGCGGTGTTTCTTGGCTTTACGTCGGCCGTCTCGCATACGTTGTCGATCTTGTTTCTGGCTTTTGTGGCGACGACAGCGCTGCAGTTCTGGATGCCGGAGCAGATCGAAGCATGGCTTGGCCTCGTCTCCGGGGCTGTGATCACCGGCATCGGCCTGCGCATGGTCTATCTGCGCATGAACCCGCCTGTCGTGTCGCTGGGCCGGATCGGGACGGCGGCTGACGAGACGTATGTGTGCGGCCATGGGCATGTGCACCACATCTCGGAACTGGCGACAGAAGGCGGGCATGCACACAGACATTCACACACGCACTCTCACGGGCACTCTCATGGGACTGCCCACGCTCACGGCCACTCCGGAGCTTTGGCGGCGGTGGCGACGCAGGAGCGCTCTGCGAGACGCCTGTTGACGATCGGCGTGCTGACCGGACTGATCCCCTGCCCGAGCGCGCTGGTCATGCTGCTGGCGGCGATCTCCGCCGACCAGATCACGATGGGCGTAGGGCTGGTCGTCGCCTTCTCCATCGGCGGGGCGCTGGCGTTGTCGCTGCTCGGCATCCTGCTCCTGAAAGCGGAACACAAAGTGCGCTTCCTCGAACGCCGCCGCTTCGGTGAAGCGATGGCGACGGTCAGCGCCGGGATCATCGTGCTGATCGGCTTCCTCGTCACCTACGAATCGATCTCCTCCCTCGGCCTGCTTACGTAA
- a CDS encoding leucyl aminopeptidase has product MNINLQLQSVTTVAADVLVVNLFEGVTEPAGATGAVNEALGGQISALIESGDLTGKFKETRLLYTFGKLAAKRVLIVGLGEAEEFSANRARSAAAVAAKFAREHGASTLATLVHGAGHGGMEVQQAAQALAEGTLLGLYTVKNLKKHQSVSKLTDLIVVEADESKQAAIATGLEIGRIYAEGTNYARDLINEPANILTPTRLAALATDVAVETGMGITVLGEAEMSELGMNALLSIGQGSVEESKLIVMSYHGNPDSEEILGLVGKGVTFDTGGYSLKPMAGMENMKTDMGGAGAVIGAMQAIGRLKPKANIVAVIGAAENMVSGSAIKPGDVVVAMNGKSIEIVNTDAEGRVVLADALHYAIEKCGVTKVVNAATLTGAISIALGRKLAGMFSNDSEFASEVKDAFHRSGERVWEMPLVEDYKASFSSNVADMKNTGGRDGGSITAALILREFVDNTPWVHLDVAGVARDQDGHGDLNPKGATGFGVRTLVELALGQQ; this is encoded by the coding sequence TTGAACATCAATCTCCAACTGCAATCTGTCACAACCGTGGCAGCGGATGTCCTTGTCGTCAATTTGTTTGAAGGGGTAACGGAGCCGGCCGGTGCGACCGGGGCGGTCAACGAAGCGCTGGGAGGCCAGATCTCCGCACTGATCGAATCGGGCGACCTGACGGGCAAGTTTAAAGAAACCCGTCTTCTCTACACCTTTGGCAAACTGGCAGCGAAGCGCGTCCTGATCGTAGGTCTTGGCGAAGCGGAAGAATTCTCCGCGAACCGCGCGCGCTCGGCAGCTGCTGTCGCGGCGAAATTTGCCCGCGAACATGGCGCCTCGACGCTGGCGACCCTCGTGCATGGCGCAGGCCATGGCGGCATGGAAGTTCAGCAGGCGGCACAAGCGCTGGCAGAAGGCACGCTGCTCGGCCTGTACACCGTGAAGAACCTGAAAAAACACCAATCGGTCTCCAAGCTGACCGATCTGATCGTCGTGGAAGCGGACGAATCGAAACAGGCAGCGATCGCAACAGGTCTCGAGATCGGCCGCATCTACGCGGAAGGCACCAACTATGCCCGCGACCTGATCAACGAGCCGGCAAACATCCTGACCCCGACCCGACTCGCAGCGCTGGCGACCGATGTGGCGGTCGAGACCGGCATGGGTATCACTGTGCTCGGCGAAGCGGAAATGAGCGAGCTGGGCATGAACGCACTGCTCTCGATCGGCCAGGGCAGTGTCGAGGAATCAAAGCTGATCGTCATGTCCTACCACGGCAACCCGGATTCGGAAGAGATCCTCGGTCTGGTCGGCAAAGGCGTGACGTTCGACACCGGCGGCTATTCTTTGAAGCCGATGGCCGGCATGGAAAACATGAAGACCGACATGGGCGGCGCCGGGGCAGTGATCGGCGCGATGCAGGCGATTGGCCGTCTGAAGCCGAAAGCAAACATTGTCGCGGTAATCGGCGCAGCGGAAAACATGGTGTCCGGTAGCGCGATCAAGCCGGGCGATGTTGTCGTGGCGATGAACGGCAAGTCGATCGAGATCGTCAACACCGACGCGGAAGGCCGCGTGGTGCTTGCGGATGCGCTGCACTATGCGATCGAAAAATGCGGCGTGACCAAAGTCGTCAACGCAGCGACGCTGACCGGCGCGATCTCCATTGCGCTCGGCCGCAAACTGGCGGGGATGTTCTCCAACGACTCCGAGTTCGCTTCGGAAGTCAAAGATGCGTTCCACCGCTCCGGCGAGCGCGTGTGGGAGATGCCGCTGGTGGAAGACTACAAGGCATCGTTCTCCTCGAACGTGGCCGATATGAAGAACACGGGTGGACGTGACGGCGGTTCGATCACCGCCGCACTGATCCTGCGCGAGTTTGTCGATAACACGCCGTGGGTGCACCTCGATGTGGCCGGTGTTGCCCGCGACCAGGACGGCCACGGCGATCTCAACCCGAAAGGCGCGACCGGCTTCGGCGTGCGCACGCTGGTTGAGCTGGCGCTGGGCCAGCAGTAA
- a CDS encoding DUF1450 domain-containing protein, with the protein MASSVKWVFCKQNLEKHSQRVYDALLSKYPEEKVDIKDCAGADLCSLCMDVPFVLRNGSIVHAKDERDLYFKIDSSMQFLSRERLVPLPPAPPAAEKDAAADKPAAAAKPAAAPKAEAAPKAETKADDTPKLD; encoded by the coding sequence GTGGCTTCATCTGTGAAATGGGTGTTCTGTAAGCAAAACCTTGAGAAGCATTCCCAGCGAGTTTACGATGCGTTGCTCTCTAAATATCCGGAAGAAAAAGTGGACATTAAGGATTGCGCCGGCGCAGACTTGTGCTCGCTGTGCATGGATGTGCCGTTCGTGCTTCGCAACGGCTCGATTGTGCATGCCAAAGATGAGCGCGACCTGTACTTCAAAATCGACAGCTCGATGCAGTTCTTGAGCCGCGAGCGCCTCGTTCCGCTCCCGCCGGCTCCGCCGGCTGCAGAGAAAGACGCAGCAGCTGACAAACCGGCTGCCGCAGCAAAACCGGCCGCAGCGCCGAAAGCGGAAGCTGCACCGAAGGCGGAAACGAAAGCAGACGATACACCGAAGTTGGACTAA
- the iscX gene encoding Fe-S cluster assembly protein IscX, translating into MNWEDAQDIAEALHELHPDEDVLSLRFATLRRWVLELDGFEGAPEDSNEKILEEIQMAWYDLVS; encoded by the coding sequence ATGAATTGGGAAGATGCACAAGATATCGCGGAAGCCTTGCATGAGCTGCACCCGGACGAAGATGTGCTGTCGCTGCGCTTTGCGACGCTGCGCCGCTGGGTGCTGGAGCTGGATGGGTTTGAAGGCGCGCCTGAGGACAGCAACGAGAAGATCCTCGAAGAGATCCAGATGGCCTGGTACGACCTGGTCTCCTAA
- a CDS encoding CbiX/SirB N-terminal domain-containing protein, which yields MTTGVLFVAHGSPVRAANQELLDLVDGVRARGHYGVVEPAFLEGASPDIPEGLARCVAQGADKVVVIPYFLLPGRHVSEDLPRFLAEAKALYPGTQFILGDYLRFSERMGQAVLRRIREAGMI from the coding sequence ATGACAACAGGCGTTCTTTTTGTCGCACACGGCAGTCCGGTGCGCGCGGCCAATCAGGAGTTGCTCGATCTGGTCGACGGCGTCCGGGCGCGCGGTCATTACGGCGTGGTGGAACCGGCTTTTCTGGAAGGGGCGTCGCCCGACATTCCGGAAGGGCTGGCCCGGTGTGTGGCACAAGGGGCGGACAAAGTTGTCGTCATCCCCTATTTTTTGCTGCCCGGCCGCCATGTCTCGGAAGATCTGCCGCGCTTCCTGGCGGAAGCAAAAGCGCTGTACCCAGGGACGCAGTTCATTTTGGGCGACTATTTGCGCTTCTCGGAGCGGATGGGGCAGGCGGTGCTGCGCAGAATTCGGGAAGCGGGTATGATATAG
- a CDS encoding NADPH-dependent FMN reductase, whose translation MKLVALIGSLRTGSTTMKAAKVAIDAAVAAGAEVEIFDLRERPLPMYDPDDENRYEEENVKYFVELMNSADGFILGSPEYHNGISGVFKNALDYVGYNQFAGKPVGLVASAGGAVAMNTLNQMLTILRSLHAYVVPQFGSVGYNDTFTEEGKFTNEKSQQRFEQIGQSVVNLVKAMKQSADVK comes from the coding sequence ATGAAACTTGTAGCTCTGATTGGCAGCTTGCGCACCGGTTCGACCACGATGAAAGCAGCAAAAGTAGCGATCGACGCAGCGGTGGCTGCCGGCGCAGAAGTTGAGATTTTTGACCTGCGCGAGCGTCCGCTCCCGATGTATGATCCGGACGATGAGAACAGATACGAAGAGGAGAACGTGAAATATTTCGTCGAGCTGATGAACAGCGCAGACGGCTTCATCCTCGGTTCCCCGGAATACCACAACGGCATCTCCGGCGTGTTCAAAAACGCACTGGACTATGTCGGCTACAACCAATTCGCGGGCAAGCCGGTCGGCCTTGTCGCATCGGCCGGCGGCGCGGTGGCGATGAACACCTTGAACCAGATGCTGACCATTCTGCGCTCCCTGCACGCTTATGTCGTGCCGCAGTTCGGTTCGGTCGGCTATAACGATACGTTTACGGAAGAAGGCAAATTCACCAACGAGAAGTCGCAGCAGCGCTTTGAGCAAATCGGCCAGTCGGTGGTCAACCTCGTGAAAGCGATGAAACAGTCTGCTGACGTAAAATAG
- the lepB gene encoding signal peptidase I: MFKKIKNKWLREGLSWAAILATAFLINILIREHVFAITKIEGQSMQPTLENQERVYLNRLAYDLEDPQRGDIVVFPAPHDTRDYIKRIIGLPGDVVEIRQGVLYLNGQEQKEEYIDAVTNDFAPTTVPDGHVFVMGDNRHPGASLDSRDPRVGFLPSDILKGRVDFVLYPSPHWLDVK, translated from the coding sequence ATGTTCAAAAAAATCAAAAACAAATGGCTGCGCGAAGGGCTCAGCTGGGCGGCCATTCTCGCCACCGCGTTTCTTATCAACATCCTCATTCGCGAGCATGTCTTTGCCATCACCAAGATCGAGGGACAATCGATGCAGCCGACGCTGGAAAATCAAGAGCGCGTCTATCTCAACCGGCTCGCGTATGATCTGGAAGACCCGCAGCGTGGCGACATCGTCGTCTTTCCGGCCCCGCACGACACCCGTGACTATATCAAGCGCATCATCGGTCTGCCAGGCGACGTGGTGGAGATCCGTCAAGGCGTGCTGTATCTGAACGGCCAGGAGCAAAAGGAAGAGTACATCGATGCTGTCACCAACGACTTCGCGCCGACCACCGTGCCGGACGGACATGTCTTCGTGATGGGCGACAACCGCCATCCCGGCGCCTCGCTCGATTCACGCGACCCCCGCGTCGGATTCCTGCCGTCCGATATTTTAAAAGGTCGCGTCGATTTCGTGCTCTATCCGTCCCCGCACTGGCTGGACGTCAAATAA
- a CDS encoding HSP90 family protein, with the protein MQHPAENYRFKVNLQGMIELLSGHLYSSPRVYIRELLQNGTDAIRARAKLQPDFAGELTLEVFASGDGSRTLIFEDNGVGLTEAEVHQFLAIIGESSKRAEEMRNTDFIGRFGIGLLSCFVVSDEIVLITRSVQSDKAVEWRGKPDGTYTIRLLEGDFTPGTRIYLRSKLGYEEYFELATVQDLCRHYGALLPYPVNVSDGSRNKTINEGKPPWLLPNWEQTVSRDAMLDYGRRFFGENFIDFIPLSSEVGDVQGIAFVLPHRASIAAKTNHQVYLKQMLLSENVENILPEWAFFVKCIINSNDLLPTASREEFYEDGKLATVREALGNCLRDYLIYLAEHDLPRLHKLIAIHFLSIKALAVQDDQLYRLFIKWLPFETSQGRLTMEQILEHNAVIRFTPSLDEFRQISRVSAAQSMCVINGGYVFDAELIERLTDFFPEYTVERIDPIDITESFEDLTLAEQQLVFQFLRTADAALQSFGCKAEIKKFLPLELPALYSTSEEATFLRSVERTQEEANPLFASVLGSLGAAFGVPAAHGQLCFNFRNPVIAKLVQSADPELQRMAVEMIYVQALLMGHHPLNHREMKLLNNGLFNLIELGMR; encoded by the coding sequence TTGCAACACCCAGCTGAAAACTACCGCTTCAAAGTCAACCTGCAGGGCATGATCGAGCTGTTGTCGGGACACCTGTACAGCTCGCCCCGCGTCTACATTCGCGAACTGCTGCAAAACGGCACCGATGCGATCCGGGCGCGCGCCAAGCTGCAGCCTGATTTTGCAGGCGAACTTACCTTAGAAGTGTTCGCTTCCGGGGACGGCTCCCGCACGCTGATCTTTGAAGACAACGGCGTGGGGCTGACCGAAGCGGAAGTGCATCAATTTTTGGCGATCATCGGCGAGTCCTCCAAGCGCGCCGAAGAGATGCGCAACACCGATTTTATCGGGCGCTTCGGCATCGGCCTGCTCTCCTGCTTTGTCGTCAGCGACGAGATCGTCCTGATCACCCGCTCCGTGCAAAGCGACAAGGCGGTCGAGTGGCGCGGCAAGCCGGACGGCACCTATACGATCCGCCTGTTGGAAGGCGATTTCACGCCTGGTACGCGCATCTACCTGCGCAGCAAGCTCGGCTATGAAGAATATTTTGAGCTGGCTACCGTCCAAGACCTCTGCCGGCACTACGGCGCCCTGCTCCCCTACCCGGTCAACGTCTCGGACGGCAGCCGCAATAAGACGATCAATGAAGGCAAGCCGCCGTGGCTGTTGCCGAACTGGGAGCAGACCGTCTCCCGCGATGCGATGCTCGACTACGGACGCCGCTTTTTCGGCGAGAACTTTATCGACTTCATCCCGCTTTCTTCCGAAGTCGGCGACGTGCAGGGCATCGCCTTTGTTCTGCCGCACCGCGCGTCAATCGCAGCGAAGACGAACCATCAGGTCTACCTGAAACAGATGCTTCTGTCGGAAAATGTGGAGAACATTCTGCCGGAATGGGCCTTTTTTGTCAAATGCATCATCAACAGCAATGACCTGTTGCCGACGGCATCGCGCGAAGAATTTTATGAAGACGGCAAGCTGGCCACCGTGCGCGAAGCGCTCGGCAATTGCCTGCGCGACTATCTGATCTACCTCGCCGAACACGACCTGCCTCGCCTGCACAAGCTGATCGCGATCCACTTCCTGTCGATCAAAGCGCTGGCCGTGCAGGATGACCAGCTCTATCGCCTGTTCATCAAGTGGCTGCCGTTCGAAACGTCGCAGGGCCGCCTGACGATGGAGCAGATCTTAGAGCACAACGCGGTGATTCGCTTTACCCCTTCGCTCGATGAGTTTCGTCAGATCTCCCGCGTGTCGGCCGCGCAGTCGATGTGCGTGATCAACGGCGGCTATGTTTTCGATGCGGAGCTGATCGAGCGCCTGACCGACTTTTTCCCGGAATATACGGTGGAGCGCATCGATCCGATCGACATCACCGAGTCATTCGAAGACCTGACTCTGGCCGAGCAGCAGCTCGTCTTCCAGTTCCTGCGCACGGCGGACGCCGCCCTGCAGTCGTTCGGCTGCAAAGCGGAGATCAAAAAATTCTTGCCGCTCGAGCTTCCCGCGCTCTATTCGACCAGCGAAGAAGCGACGTTCCTGCGCTCGGTGGAGCGGACGCAGGAGGAAGCCAACCCGCTGTTCGCTTCCGTGCTCGGGTCGCTCGGCGCCGCGTTTGGCGTGCCGGCCGCGCACGGGCAGCTCTGCTTTAACTTCCGCAACCCGGTCATCGCCAAGCTGGTGCAGTCGGCCGATCCGGAGCTGCAGCGCATGGCGGTGGAGATGATCTACGTGCAGGCGCTTTTGATGGGACACCATCCGCTCAACCACCGCGAGATGAAGCTGCTCAACAACGGCCTGTTCAACCTGATCGAACTGGGCATGAGATAG